A stretch of Fusarium poae strain DAOMC 252244 chromosome 2, whole genome shotgun sequence DNA encodes these proteins:
- a CDS encoding hypothetical protein (TransMembrane:1 (o69-90i)), whose product MSQSEDILNQDIWHSRNDIVPPASNHDIAIHYKRAQSICVQSGLSQDDIMNLTPKYWDFHFDLIAARDMTAYIIAMIHINLCIGTLCSFISRRPDLQPLLDRLLRFEVCGGFMLTEVAHGLDARNLETTATLLPDGSYDLHTPHAGAAKAMPPNTPYCEMPRVAVVYARLMVDEEDHGVKPFLVLLSDAMGMRPGVTSLMLPTRPGTKPLDHSLTSFNHVSLPSTALLGSSSKPENGRIEFLRHIRRVPVGTVSFSILGISAIKVGTRIAAVYSERRTVASVDGGKERKRIMDFSTQQVPIVEGWVHEKVLNAFARWTIDMCPDLTDPTQHALATIFKATVVKASQVLRPLAERCGWQGFFAFNQISELDLTFQGNTVSEGDTLVLCIRFMPEVLAGSLVLPQAMNRSSRLAQREEDLIRDMKSRLERVGGYDNHRGPAFDRYILPRCRLLAEAIGNRMAYEAAEKSGISSGVLTLYERICLCEDLDPLPALEPLVQARAPSRSCSSYSAVLAQIRLESVTPSEVDDYITAPITSDKSWESFMKGLQMLKSPLDVPTSLSKL is encoded by the exons ATGTCTCAGTCTGAAGATATTCTGAATCAAGACATCTGGCATAGCCGGAACGACATCGTGCCGCCTGCCTCTAACCATGATATCGCCATACACTACAAAAGGGCACAGTCAATTTGTGTCCAAAGTG GCCTGTCACAAGATGATATCATGAACCTGACCCCGAAATATTGGGATTTCCATTTCGATT TGATTGCTGCTCGCGATATGACTGCGTACATCATCGCGATGATACACATCAATCTTTGCATCGGAACGTTATGCTCGTTCATTTCACGTCGCCCCGATCTACAGCCCCTATTGGACAGACTCTTGAGATTTGAGGTCTGTGGGGGGTTTATGCTAACTGAGGTCGCCCATGGCCTGGATGCTCGGAACCttgaaacaacagcaacactaCTTCCAGATGGCTCGTACGATCTGCATACTCCCCATGCCGGGGCTGCAAAGGCAATGCCCCCGAATACGCCCTACTGCGAGATGCCCCGTGTGGCTGTAGTATATGCTCGCCTTATGGTAGATGAAGAGGACCACGGTGTGAAGCCATTTCTAGTGTTGTTGAGCGACGCAATGGGTATGCGACCTGGCGTcacgtcccttatgcttcctaCAAGGCCGGGcacaaagccattggatCATTCTTTGACCTCTTTCAATCACGTTTCCCTGCCTTCGACCGCACTGCTCGGCTCTAGCTCTAAGCCAGAGAATGGCCGCATCGAGTTCCTGCGTCATATCCGGCGCGTACCTGTGGGAACAGTGTCCTTTTCTATTCTGGGTATCTCGGCTATCAAAGTCGGGACACGCATCGCAGCTGTCTACAGCGAGAGGAGGACTGTAGCATCGGTCGACGGCGGTAAGGAGCGGAAACGGATCATGGACTTCAGCACTCAGCAAGTTCCAATTGTTGAGGGATGGGTACATGAAAAAGTCTTGAATGCGTTCGCTCGCTGGACTATAGACATGTGCCCAGATCTGACTGACCCTACACAGCATGCACTGGCTACCATTTTCAAGGCGACGGTGGTCAAGGCCTCTCAAGTCTTAAGGCCACTCGCCGAGAGGTGTGGATGGCAAGGCTTCTTTGCGTTCAACCAGATAAGCGAGCTGGACCTTACATTCCAAGGGAACACCGTCTCCGAAGGCGATACGTTGGTCCTATGCATCC GCTTCATGCCAGAAGTATTGGCGGGGAGTTTGGTCCTTCCACAGGCAATGAATAGATCATCTCGCTTAGCACAACGCGAAGAAGATCTAATTAGAGACATGAAATCGCGACTTGAAAGAGTCGGAGGCTACGATAATCATCGCGGGCCTGCCTTCGATCGCTACATTCTGCCTCGGTGCAGATTACTAGCAGAGGCCATTGGAAATCGTATGGCTTACGAGGCGGCTGAGAAGTCGGGCATCTCTTCGGGAGTGCTCACGCTGTATGAGAGGATCTGTCTGTGTGAAGACTTAGATCCCCTACCCGCACTTGAGCCCTTGGTCCAGGCACGGGCGCCATCTCGGTCTTGCAGCTCATATAGCGCTGTCCTCGCCCAGATCAGATTAGAGTCTGTTACTCCATCTGAGGTAGACGATTACATAACAGCCCCTATCACCTCCGATAAGTCTTGGGAATCATTCATGAAGGGTCTTCAGATGCTTAAGAGCCCGCTAGACGTGCCGACCTCTCTTTCGAAACTATAG